In Deferribacteraceae bacterium V6Fe1, one genomic interval encodes:
- the tsf gene encoding translation elongation factor Ts: protein MAEITAALVKELREKTGAGMMDCKKALNETNGDLEKAIEHLRKKGLADAAKKSGRIAAEGMVSSYIHAGGKIGVLVEVNCETDFVARNEDFQELCKDIAMHICAANPKFVSPEEVDPELVAKEREIYIAKAKESGKPDNIIEKMVEGQISKFVNSVCLLTQPFVKNPDVTVEKYIAEKIAKIGENIRVRRFVRYELGEGLEKKQENFVEEVMKQIKK, encoded by the coding sequence ATGGCTGAAATTACTGCTGCTTTAGTAAAGGAGCTTAGAGAAAAAACTGGTGCCGGCATGATGGACTGTAAAAAGGCACTTAACGAGACAAATGGTGATTTGGAAAAGGCTATAGAGCATTTGAGAAAAAAAGGGCTTGCTGATGCAGCTAAAAAATCAGGCAGGATTGCTGCTGAAGGTATGGTATCTTCTTATATTCATGCTGGTGGTAAAATAGGTGTACTTGTTGAAGTTAACTGTGAAACTGATTTTGTGGCAAGAAATGAAGATTTTCAAGAGCTTTGCAAAGATATAGCAATGCATATTTGTGCTGCAAACCCAAAGTTTGTTTCTCCAGAAGAGGTTGACCCGGAGCTTGTGGCTAAAGAAAGAGAAATTTATATAGCCAAGGCAAAAGAATCAGGTAAGCCTGATAATATTATAGAAAAAATGGTAGAAGGTCAGATTTCAAAGTTTGTTAATAGTGTATGTCTTTTGACTCAGCCTTTTGTGAAAAATCCAGATGTAACTGTTGAGAAGTATATTGCTGAAAAGATTGCTAAGATTGGTGAAAATATTAGAGTTAGAAGATTTGTTAGATATGAATTGGGAGAAGGCTTGGAAAAAAAGCAGGAAAACTTTGTGGAAGAGGTAATGAAACAGATCAAAAAATAG
- the rpsB gene encoding 30S ribosomal protein S2, with translation MSHISMKSLLEAGVHFGHQTKRWNPKMTKYVFGKRNGIYIVDLQKTVQCFNQAYEFVRDMAKEGRKFLFVGTKKQAQDAVKEAAEKCGSYYVNNRWLGGTLTNFPTIKGRVQRMKELEEMFNSGYVNRFKKKEVSTLKKEYDKLMKNLAGIRDMDEIPDIMFIIDIKREMNAVNEAKKLNIPIVAIVDTNSDPELVDFPIPGNDDAIRACQLIAERIADAINEGRQLKEDGLVEEIRAASTEEEEGEDIPVDEIISADIENIDDEEEE, from the coding sequence ATGTCTCACATTTCAATGAAAAGCCTGTTAGAGGCAGGTGTTCACTTCGGCCATCAGACAAAAAGATGGAACCCAAAAATGACCAAATATGTATTTGGCAAGAGAAACGGTATTTATATTGTTGACCTTCAAAAAACAGTTCAGTGCTTTAATCAGGCATATGAATTCGTAAGGGATATGGCTAAGGAAGGGAGAAAATTCCTTTTCGTTGGTACTAAAAAGCAGGCACAAGATGCAGTGAAGGAAGCTGCTGAGAAATGCGGAAGCTATTATGTAAATAATCGCTGGCTTGGTGGTACGTTAACTAACTTCCCTACAATTAAGGGTAGAGTTCAGAGAATGAAAGAGCTTGAAGAGATGTTTAACTCAGGCTACGTAAACAGGTTTAAGAAAAAAGAGGTATCTACGCTTAAAAAGGAATATGATAAGCTGATGAAAAACCTTGCCGGTATAAGAGATATGGACGAAATCCCTGATATTATGTTTATTATTGATATAAAAAGGGAGATGAATGCTGTAAATGAAGCTAAAAAGCTTAATATCCCAATAGTTGCCATAGTTGATACAAACTCTGATCCTGAGTTGGTAGATTTTCCTATCCCTGGTAATGATGATGCAATAAGGGCTTGTCAGCTTATTGCTGAAAGAATAGCTGATGCTATCAATGAGGGGAGACAGTTGAAAGAGGATGGTCTTGTTGAAGAGATTAGAGCCGCTTCAACTGAAGAGGAAGAAGGGGAAGATATCCCTGTGGATGAAATAATCTCTGCTGACATTGAAAATATTGACGATGAAGAGGAGGAGTAG
- a CDS encoding aminodeoxychorismate synthase component I, whose translation MIKTFEKKSTILDSSKFCDKFNNFYNFGIPFIFLIDYNLKEFVIEKLVDVEPEKILFDFPCAKNVKNRYSSATYDLAFSPVAYETYKLGFEYVKDNLIQGNSYLTNFTCKTEIFTNLSLSDIFFMSKAKYRIKFLDKFVCFSPETFVKVDGDYIYTYPMKGTISADLPNAKEILLNDEKELAEHITIVDLLRNDLNMIAEDVTVTKFRFISEIISRDKKLWQTSSEIRGNLSKCFKSSIAENLLSLLPAGSVTGAPKKETVRIIKDAENYERGFYTGIAGIFDGKILDSCVLIRFIENDGGRFFYKSGGGITVYSDCQREYKEMLDKIYVPTF comes from the coding sequence ATGATAAAGACATTTGAGAAAAAAAGTACAATATTAGATAGTAGTAAATTTTGCGACAAATTTAATAATTTTTACAATTTCGGCATACCTTTTATTTTTCTTATTGATTACAACCTGAAAGAGTTTGTAATTGAAAAACTTGTAGATGTTGAGCCTGAAAAAATATTATTTGATTTTCCATGTGCTAAAAATGTTAAAAACAGGTACAGCAGTGCAACATATGACCTGGCATTTTCCCCGGTGGCGTATGAGACTTACAAGCTTGGTTTTGAGTATGTAAAAGATAACCTCATTCAAGGGAACAGTTATTTGACTAACTTTACATGTAAGACTGAAATTTTTACAAATTTGTCACTGAGTGATATTTTTTTTATGAGTAAGGCAAAATACAGAATTAAATTTCTTGATAAGTTTGTGTGTTTCTCCCCCGAAACATTTGTTAAAGTAGATGGTGATTATATTTATACATATCCTATGAAAGGCACAATCAGTGCTGACTTACCCAATGCCAAAGAGATTTTATTAAATGATGAAAAAGAGCTGGCAGAGCATATTACCATAGTTGACCTGCTTAGAAATGATCTTAATATGATAGCTGAGGATGTAACGGTTACAAAGTTTAGGTTTATAAGTGAGATAATAAGCCGAGATAAAAAGCTTTGGCAAACAAGCAGTGAAATTAGAGGAAACTTAAGCAAATGCTTTAAAAGCAGTATTGCAGAAAATTTATTATCACTTTTGCCTGCAGGCTCGGTTACCGGAGCTCCAAAAAAAGAAACGGTAAGAATAATAAAAGATGCTGAAAACTATGAAAGAGGTTTTTATACCGGGATAGCGGGAATATTTGATGGCAAAATACTTGATTCCTGTGTTTTAATTAGATTTATTGAAAATGATGGAGGAAGGTTTTTCTACAAATCGGGTGGCGGGATAACCGTTTATTCGGATTGTCAAAGAGAATATAAGGAGATGCTTGATAAGATATATGTCCCTACTTTTTGA
- the trpA gene encoding tryptophan synthase subunit alpha — MKGFYILGGYPDMKKFEEVFKYLAEKADFVEVGLAYNDPVADGPVIAEAASKVVKSNIKIDDILKIVEAYKKSKVYIMTYANIFYQYGLMEFSQKYGKLINGVIVADLPNRMHGFFYDNGFDIPIIPFVTPESREEDIEGLKGTKADFIYFVGVRGVTGSNVNFLDDELVEKVKFVKKMTSKKVVFGFGIKTKNDTEKVMTYADGFVIGTEAVKRQTDTTQFKRFINSIIE; from the coding sequence ATGAAAGGTTTTTATATTTTAGGGGGGTATCCCGATATGAAGAAATTTGAAGAGGTTTTTAAGTATCTTGCGGAAAAAGCAGATTTTGTTGAAGTAGGGTTAGCCTACAATGACCCTGTGGCAGACGGCCCCGTAATTGCTGAGGCTGCAAGCAAGGTTGTAAAGTCCAATATCAAAATAGATGATATTTTGAAGATTGTTGAAGCTTATAAAAAGTCAAAAGTGTACATTATGACATACGCAAATATATTTTATCAGTATGGGCTAATGGAATTCTCTCAAAAATATGGCAAGTTGATAAATGGTGTTATTGTGGCAGATTTGCCAAATAGAATGCACGGTTTTTTTTATGATAACGGTTTTGATATTCCGATTATTCCATTTGTAACACCGGAAAGCCGAGAGGAAGATATTGAAGGCTTGAAGGGGACTAAAGCGGATTTTATATATTTTGTTGGGGTAAGAGGGGTTACTGGGAGTAATGTGAACTTTCTGGATGATGAGCTAGTCGAGAAAGTAAAATTTGTAAAAAAAATGACGAGTAAGAAAGTTGTATTTGGTTTTGGGATTAAAACTAAAAATGATACTGAAAAAGTAATGACATATGCAGATGGATTTGTTATAGGAACAGAAGCGGTAAAAAGACAAACAGATACGACTCAATTTAAAAGGTTTATTAACTCGATAATCGAATGA
- the trpB gene encoding tryptophan synthase subunit beta — protein MKGFYGEFGGQFVAETLIPVLDELDKSFELLKCDKDFNDKLNDLLKNYAGRPTPIYYAENMSKKYGCKVYFKREDLLHTGAHKINNSLGQALSAKKMGKKRIIAETGAGQHGVATATVAALLNLKCTVYMGSIDAKRQSMNVKRMKMLGAEVKVVDEGTKTLKDAVSAALRDWVSSCNTTHYVLGSALGPYPFPKIVSHFQSVIGKESREYFENLGIMPDYIIACVGGGSNAIGMFKGFLDVESVRLVGVEAGGISDKDGEHAARMSFGKKGIFQGSLSYVLTDKSGQISNVHSVSAGLDYAGVGPEHSFLKEIKRCEYHYARDKEALDGCLELCKLEGILPALESSHAVGYFIKNASKFKDKTILINLSGRGDKDLEIILENMEGAI, from the coding sequence ATGAAAGGGTTTTACGGTGAATTTGGTGGACAATTTGTGGCTGAGACTCTTATTCCGGTATTGGATGAGTTGGACAAGAGTTTTGAATTACTTAAATGTGATAAAGATTTTAATGATAAGCTGAATGACTTACTTAAAAACTATGCCGGCAGGCCTACCCCTATTTATTATGCAGAGAATATGTCAAAAAAATATGGGTGCAAGGTATATTTTAAAAGAGAAGATTTGCTGCATACCGGGGCTCACAAGATTAATAATTCATTAGGGCAGGCACTGTCGGCAAAAAAAATGGGGAAAAAGCGGATAATTGCCGAGACAGGTGCAGGGCAGCACGGTGTGGCAACGGCAACGGTTGCAGCACTTTTAAACCTTAAGTGCACAGTTTATATGGGAAGTATTGATGCAAAAAGGCAGTCAATGAATGTAAAGCGTATGAAGATGCTTGGCGCGGAAGTGAAAGTAGTGGATGAGGGGACTAAGACTTTAAAAGATGCAGTAAGTGCGGCACTTAGAGATTGGGTTTCAAGTTGTAATACTACTCATTATGTCCTTGGGTCAGCATTGGGGCCGTATCCGTTTCCTAAGATTGTTTCTCATTTTCAGTCAGTGATAGGGAAGGAATCAAGGGAATATTTTGAAAATTTAGGGATTATGCCTGATTATATTATTGCCTGTGTCGGTGGCGGCAGCAATGCAATAGGGATGTTTAAAGGGTTTTTAGATGTAGAAAGTGTAAGACTTGTTGGTGTCGAAGCGGGCGGAATTTCGGATAAAGATGGTGAACATGCAGCAAGGATGAGTTTTGGAAAGAAGGGTATATTCCAAGGGAGTTTGTCTTATGTTTTGACAGACAAATCGGGGCAGATTAGCAATGTCCACTCTGTGTCTGCCGGTCTTGATTATGCGGGTGTTGGACCGGAGCATTCATTTTTAAAAGAGATAAAAAGATGTGAGTATCACTATGCAAGGGATAAAGAGGCTTTGGACGGGTGCTTAGAGCTTTGTAAGCTTGAGGGGATTCTTCCTGCCCTTGAGTCAAGCCATGCCGTTGGCTATTTCATAAAAAATGCATCAAAGTTTAAAGATAAAACTATACTTATAAATCTTTCAGGAAGAGGGGATAAGGACTTGGAGATTATTTTGGAAAATATGGAGGGAGCAATATGA